agtagagagcataattttgctgaaacTATCAAATATGATTGCTCAAGAACAATGGGCATTAGAGAAAAAACTTCAACGGCACCAGAATAAGTAGCAGAACCTATTACAGAgaggtggtggaggtggtgaaatgtcctctataACCAGTATTCTTAAAAATGTTATCTGAAATATTAATACTCTATATTTTATGTCTTTCAGTATTCCTCGGTTACCTCTGTTTTGTTCTCCTGATGTTGACGTTGCTGATATTTTGGCTTTCCCCAGTGTATGGCAAGAAAAATATCATGGTTTACATAGGTGTGTGCTCGCTGTTAGGTACATTTACTGTCCCCTGTACCAAAGGCATTGGACTTTTTGCTCAAGATGCTTTTACCAACAATCCAAGCAGCTCAAGCTCAACTTACCTTTTTGTATGCCTCCTGGCAGTCCTGGGGTGTAGCATTCTCATCCAGTTTCGATATATTAACAAAGCTCTAGAAGACTATGACTCTTGCATATTTAGTGCTATTTATTATGTTACGTTTACAACGATAGTCCTGGTCGCAACTGCAATTCTTTTTCAAGAATGGACCAAAGTTGGAGCAGTAGACTTCTTGGCCATGTTGTGTGGGTTCACGACTGTGTCTACTGGAGTTATATTAATTCAGATGTTCAAAGAGTTTAATATCAGCTTCCGGGAGCTAAACAAAACACCAGAGAAGAAGGAGTGAAAAGACCAATCTTACACATGACCAATGGCGATTCCATGTCAAACTGGGCAAAGCTTGCTCTAGCCTCTATTTTTTGTACAATGTAATACAGCAAATATGCTCTTATGAAAGAGTAATGGTAACGTGGTACATTTGCACTACTGGAAAATAGAAACCTACAACAAGACCATATTTAAAGGtgttgaccactttcagaccaatattgagagacaaatgttatttgtataataaaaatttgtacaattttccaatatactttctgtatcaattcttcatggttttctagatctctgcttgctgtcattcattctgcttatttctaGTGGTTAacaatcagtctatggtcatgtgatatcacaCAGGTACAAAGGTTGTTATAGCCACAGCATAGTAATCAGAAATCTGCCTGATGACGTGCTGTACATCTGTGTGTTCATTACATGACTattgaccgtatatcacatgacaatggactcaTAACcatgagtaagcagaatgaaagacagcaaacagagatctagaaaaccatgaggaattgatacagaaactatattgaaaaattgtacaacttcttgttataaaataacatttgtctctcaatattggtctaaatgTGACCAATGCCTTTAAAGGATGACTGTTGACTATCTGTTGAAAGTGTCCTCATCTAATCTGCTGACTAGTCTGTAGTATTTTGCAAAGGATGGCCAGAGCCCAACACAGCACTTTGTGATTTATGCCTCTGTAGAATAGAACATGTACCCTAAGTCTgtttatagtaaatctgtcaagTAATTTCTGCTTCTCCGGAGATTGACAGAGAAAAGCTTATGATAGATACTGTAGGATTATATTATTAAGAGCATGATTTCTGAGTAATCCCGACGGGACTCCTAAAAGAGATATTGAGATTTCTGCTTACCCTGCCCACACACAATGATTGACAGTCTTCTGTGTTCTCACACTAGAGATCACTGTGTCTGGGCACGGTTACTCAAGTTCTGATGCCagttatatataaatgtatatatcacagagctcggcttTTCTCCCTTATAGCTGGCTCCCAGATAAGCCAACAGAAATTGCCGGACAGGTTTGCTTTAATTCTGCGGTTAATTGTTTTAATTGTAGAGTATCTATATTTACAGACTGCTTCAAATCCTTTGTTTATTATGCTAGGCTCTCCTCTGGTCCCACGGATCAGGGGATTTTTGCTCTATCAAAGAGGTTTTTAGTGATAAAGCGCCTTGGCATCGGAGCATGTCCAGAGAAGGCAGTTAGAAACTAGTCTAAAAGCTATGACACTCTTTGGGGACCAGACCACTGACAGTCCAAGGGTCCTGGGTGCAATGTTTTTAAGTGGGAATCCGTGTTTTCCTACTGTGAATGCTTGTTACCATGATTATCATTGGTGCTCAGAATTTGTGGAACATCATCTGCTGTAACATTACCATTGTTAAGCCCATTACCGGTTAGATTTAACATATGCCTTAGGGCTGGGCGATTGTAACCAAAATCACAATTAATTTAACATTTTACCTTAATTACaattaatgaacaattattttaggatGCCCCCCTTTTACAGGCCACGTCCTTTACTTATATGCCACTGATTTCTggttttggttattcacatatcggcaatcctgattggatagtgtacagttagtgacatatcctttagccaataACAGTGCGAGACAAGATCATATGGATGAAAATAATTTAAATGATCGATCGTTTAATTGAGCTGACATTGGATTTGTTGTTATTTtcgattaattgcccagccctatttATGGCACATCAttccacatgtttttttttttccgttaagAAAACTAAAATGTCTAAAAAGTATATTTCTAAATATCTGTTGAGAGGCATAGCTTATTGACATGGAATGGCCACTATAAAAGGATTTGTTATTATTGTGGTGTATATTTAAACATGATTCCAATGGCATAGGGAACCTCTGTTGTGAAATGCTCGAGGTGCACTCAGGTATCACATCTAAGGCCACTCAGTATTAACTTCATTCTGACACTTGACAATTGTTTACTGATCTGTGTTATTAACCACTGGCAATAGGAGATATTAACATTAGAAGAGCTGTACTGTGGACACTGCTGCTGGTATCTGTATGATTGACAGTAAGAGTTGTCCGTCTCTGAATTACAGTAGTATGCTctgtacatgtactgtatatagatgattgtGTTAGGATGCATTCATTTTGTCCAGCAATCTGTATTTTCTGTATTTCTTTGGTATAGTTGCTGTAGTttgaaaaaacaagcaaaaaacaaACTTTGAAGTTTTTTTGGGCTGACTTGTCAACAGGTTTGGCAACATGTCCTATGTGAGTGTTGCATAGCCAAATTATCATTAGTTGTGTCTGACTTGGGCATATCTGGTCACACACAGCTGATCTGAGAACCCAGCATTAGCCCGGGAACACAATGGGCGAAATTCACTGCAGGTTAGAGggctttcacactaccgttggtgaccgtcagcagtgtctgtagctattgtccattacaagattttagcaacggacactagctgaaccatcagtaatcctttaaaatttccattcatttcaataggattttaacttgtgtccgtttacacccaatccgtcagtagtccgttttttttcccagcggacaaaaaaaatcctacatgcaagaCTTTTATATCCGTTTGAAAAAAGGATTCTTGATGGACGGTAAGTGtccgtttatttatttatttttaacattgaagtctatgggcaatggacttatAACGGACCGTAACTGTTAGCCATCacttactgtccattattttgtgtcCTTTTTTTCTGCTCATACTCAGTAAGCAGAaattaaacaaaataaaacccGAACACTGACAGTAACTGTgtgtccattaaatggatcagttaaaaaaacatacacattaaCATCGGTTAATGTCTGTTATAATAGGTgtcctctttctttttttttttttttttttatggacaccTTCACAACGGaattcaacggtagtgtgaaccgtGCCTTAGCCACAAGCAGCAAACACATGACTGTATACAGTTacagcagagtggatgggatttaaactAATCCTAACTACATGGTGTGTAAAAGCCTGCCGTGCAAAGCGACTTGAGCTACAGGTTTTAAACCTGCAGTTATTGCTGGATTTCAACAGCTGCTGCTGCGATTTTACAGAGGAGAGCGCTGCTGAATTTCCCTGCAGAGAAAACTTCTGTTTTTTTAACATGAGAGTAAATGCAGACTGACACCAGACTGAGGGCACTCTATCTGCAATCTACTGTTAATGTCCATCACTCTCATCATATTACAGATGAGAGCGGCAGACATTaataatgatagtgtgaacctatccttaacCTTACACATTCTGAAGAAGGGAATAACACTGGAAAATATTGCACTGAAGCTAAGCATCCTGACATCAAACATATATCGTCCAGTTTATGAAGGGCACATCTATAACTAAACTGAGTGCTATAACCTTATGTTCACCTCATTACAAAATGTGACTATTATTTGTGGAAAGTGGTGTTTTTCTCACCACTGATAAAACCCTTGAGGAAAGTAATACTTCTGTAGTGAATTACTTGTAGAActgcattgctaaaaaaaaaaattaaaaaaaataaatcacatgtATTTTAAACTAAACAAATATGCGGATTGACATTGCTGAAAATGCATGAACATAgtttaagggcttattcacaaggATGTTATAATCATTTGTGGGTGAGATGATATCTTTTTTCTTCTTAAACTATCAATGAATATTTTAATGGGTATTGTaatatagatgatagaaatgcacACAAAATGTTTGCTTTCCATGAGATGCCTTTTATTATATTGTTTATGAAGGCAGCTATTTTCACTTTGTAAACTTTCCCTGATATTTGGGTAGAGATGTGTCCTAAGAAATAAGTGCTATGGTAACATATATCTTAGCTTTGTTTTACTAATTTACGGTAATCTAGATTctgatatttacatttttttctaattttcttaTTTTCTGATAGTagcttttttattctattttctgtacatgggcTTATTTAACCATATGACCTTGTACTCTGGAGACAACACTCATTGACTACTATGGGAAAGTGACCTAGACATTCTCTATAAGCTGTGCAGAGGAGCAAGCACTGGGAGCAGATGATCTTCATTGTCTATTATGGATTATGTGATCCTGTgttatttacaatatatatatatatatatatatatatatatatatatatatatatatatatatatatatatagttgttagCTTTTGTTGTAATATTGTCTGTAATGAGAactgct
This sequence is a window from Leptodactylus fuscus isolate aLepFus1 chromosome 2, aLepFus1.hap2, whole genome shotgun sequence. Protein-coding genes within it:
- the NIPA1 gene encoding magnesium transporter NIPA1, which encodes MDFQAELPLLGLSVAVFSSLLNGSTFVLQKKGILRARTRGVSYLTDLIWWIGTITMALGQIGNFLAYTAAPAVLVTPLGALGIPFGSVLASYVLKEKLNFLGKLGCLLSCVGSVILIIHSPKSESITSRAEFEEKLSNPVFLGYLCFVLLMLTLLIFWLSPVYGKKNIMVYIGVCSLLGTFTVPCTKGIGLFAQDAFTNNPSSSSSTYLFVCLLAVLGCSILIQFRYINKALEDYDSCIFSAIYYVTFTTIVLVATAILFQEWTKVGAVDFLAMLCGFTTVSTGVILIQMFKEFNISFRELNKTPEKKE